The Rhinopithecus roxellana isolate Shanxi Qingling chromosome 9, ASM756505v1, whole genome shotgun sequence genome contains a region encoding:
- the LOC104661772 gene encoding short-chain dehydrogenase/reductase family 16C member 6, with amino-acid sequence MDVIADIAIVLGKFLYYFLESLVYKIIPKTKKNVAGEIVLITGAGSGLGRQLAIHFARLGAILVLWDINQEGNTETCRLAKENGGEKVFPYTCDCSNRQEVYRVADQVRKEAGDVTILINNAGIVTGKFFLDIPDHMVEKSFLVNVISHFWTCKAFLPAMIKANHGHLVCISSVAGVFGINGLSDYSASKFAAFGFAESLFLELTMVKKTEVKTTIVCPHFINTGMFEGCTSKYPFLLPILEQEYVAKKIVNAILEEQVYLMMPKFVYIILILKQIISTKMLMALGEYLGVDTAMVSFKGRKKANELQTETEGKHQ; translated from the exons ATGGATGTGATTGCAGATATCGCCATAGTTTTGGGAAAATTTCTATATTACTTTTTGGAATCTTTGGTTTACAAGATAATTCCCAAGACGAAAAAGAATGTTGCTGGAGAGATTGTACTTATAACGGGAGCTGGAAGTGGACTTGGGAGGCAATTGGCCATACATTTTGCCAGACTTGGAGCCATTTTAGTTCTATGGGATATTAATCAAGAAGGCAATACGGAAACGTGTAGACTGGCCAAAGAAAACGGTGGTGAGAAAGTGTTTCCCTATACGTGTGACTGTAGCAACAGACAAGAGGTCTACAGAGTTGCTGATCAG GTCAGGAAAGAAGCTGGTGATGTGACTATCCTCATTAACAACGCTGGTATAGTCACAGGAAAGTTCTTCCTCGATATTCCAGATCACATGGTGGAAAAATCCTTTCTTGTAAACGTCATCTCTCATTTCTGG ACTTGTAAGGCCTTCCTTCCTGCCATGATTAAAGCTAACCATGGTCACCTGGTTTGTATTTCAAGTGTAGCAGGAGTATTTGGTATTAATGGACTATCAG ATTATTCTGCAAGTAAATTTGCAGCCTTTGGCTTTGCTGAATCTCTCTTTTTGGAATTAACTATGGTAAAGAAAACTGAAGTTAAAACCACCATCGTGTGCCCACACTTCATCAACACTGGAATGTTTGAAGGCTGTACAAGCAA GTATCCGTTTCTGTTACCAATACTGGAGCAGGAGTATGTGgccaaaaaaattgtaaatgctATTTTAGAGGAACAAGTTTATTTAATGATGCCCAAATTTGTATATATCATATTGATTCTTAAACA AATAATATCTACAAAAATGTTGATGGCCCTTGGTGAGTACCTTGGAGTGGACACTGCCATGGTTTCTttcaaagggagaaagaaagcaaatgaacTTCAGACTGAAACTGAAGGGAAACACCAATAG